AAAGACCCAGATTGGAAAGAcacaacttcttcaaattcttgggAAAAGAAAGCTCAATATGTTCCCGCGAACCTGAGAAGCAATTGCCCCCTAAGGTGAGTGACTCTAGGCATTCTAGTCGACTCATGTTGCAGCATAATCTGTTTTGTTTCCCACAATCGAAAATTTTACATCGGCGAACGTTGGGAATCCTTCTCAATATATTCTCTCCCTCTTTATCAAGATGAAGATACAGAGTAGAGAGTGTGTCTAAATTGGGTAAAGTGTAGAGGTTTTCAACAACGTTGTCGTTGGAAGACAGACGAATAACGCCGCCACTCCTTACAAGTACATGCCTCAACTTCTCCATGTTCCAGATGCTATCTGGCAATGAAACTGTCGCATCAGAATTTagacaaaaggtttccaaatgTGAGAGCTTGGCCACAGATGGTGGAATGAATTTCATGTTTCTAGCAGCAAGGGCTAAGTACCCCAAACAAAGAAGTGATTCGACTTCAGTTGGAAGCTCCTTCAGCCTTAGGTTAATGCCCTCCAAATTCAAAACTTTAAGTTGTTTGTAGATGCAAAAAAGGAAGGAGATGTTACGCAACTCAAACTTATTATATCCTGGAGTAGCATCAAAGAGTAGCAGAGTATCTAAATGTGGACAAAATAGCTTTGACTTCCAAAAATCTTCTCCACTGGAGCAGATGGACAACCGAGGTGGGTTGGGAGGCTCATTAAAGGTAGAAAGCTCATCATATCCTCGCAGTACCtgaagaaatttcttttctttcgccTCACCATTACAGAATTCAAATACCAAATCATGAATGTAACAAGTTTTGACTCTACCAATGGATCCGTTTTCACTTACCATAACTAAGTTTCGATGAATTAGGTCCATCAGATATTCTTCTGCAATATCCTCTGATctctttccttcaattttttccACAAACCCTTCTGCAATCCAGAGACGCATCAAATTCTTGGCACCAATATTTTTGTCTTCTCGAAATGCAGCAAAATACAGCAAGCATGCCTTCAAGTGACATGGTAAATGCTCATAACTGAGCTCCAATGACTTCTTCCACTGGTCTGTACCAGACACCATGGTCGAAGTTAAACTTTCAGCAAATTCTTGCCAAACCGAAATATCATGCTCTATAGTTGCTAGGACTCCAGCTACAACAACAAGTGCAAGTGGCAATCCCCTGCACTTCTTGGCAATCTTCATAGCGATTCCGCACAATGCTCGAGGacaattttcttttccaaatacCTTCTTCTGCAGTAATTCAAAACTTTAGTTCTCACTGAGCGGGCGAAGATAGTGAGGTTTCCCCCCATATTCAACCTGTGAAGCCACATTAGAAGATCGACTCGTGAAGATGATTCTACTTCCTTTCTTGTCATCCGGGAATGAAATTCTCAGCTTATTCCATACCTTAATGTCCCAGACATCATCAAAAACAACAAGATACCGATTCCCCTTCAGCTTTTGGTAGAGCTTTTGAAGCAACGAATGTTCATCCAGATTTTGAAACTCATCATCCATCCTGGAATGTTGGCCTTCAGTGCACAAAATTTGAAGTAACACATTTTTCATGTTAAATTCTTGAAAAACAGTGCACCAAAGACGAATGTGGAAGTTACAGATTACTGAACtatcattgtaaacttttttgGCTAAAGTCGTCTTACCAAGCCCAGCCATTCCCACAATGGGAACAATTTCCACCTGTTCTGGTCCCCATATAAGTCGTTCAATTACTTTTGCTGCCTCATCATCAAGACCAAATGGGCTATTGGCATATTACCTTTTGATAGCATGTGGCTAGAAGTCTTGCTAACTTCTGGTGCTCTTAAGCTGTGAAAGGAAGGGAGACATTCAATAATGCTTGAGCCACTGATCTGATCCTTAAAATGCTTGATATGGATGTTGGTATTAGCCAGCATATCATAACAGTCAAGGGCCTCTGTGGATTCTGAGAAGTTAACTTCTCCTTCCTTCACTCTGTTTAGAGAAGGCGAGCAAATTATAATGCCTGCCTCACAAAGAAGAGcaccaattttttcattttgttcatcCATCTTCTCCTGCTGCTCCCTTAAAATGCTTCTCAAGAACCTCAGTCCTGCATAGAGTATTCCCATTTCATCTTTCATAGAATCCATAAAGCTAGAGCTGCAGCATAACAGCTCCCAGAGACAACTAATCAGAGAATCATTGAAGTTGTTCAATATCTGCTTATCCATCATTCTATTATGCAATGATTTTGAGGATCTTGCAGCTCTAAGAACTTCCATGTAAATCTCATAGACTTGAAAATCAATAGGTGTGATTTTCTGTTGTTGCACATATATCATGGAGCAGAACTCAGGATTGTGCAGTTCCTCATCTTCCCAAAAGGAACACCTGTAAGACAGGCGTGCTGCGTTCAAAGCCGCCAGTTCAAAGTGAGCCAACAGCAAGACAGGAATATCTACAGTTCCTCGCAATTTGGCAAAGGGAATGAAGCTTTTCAAGAATGTTAGCTTTGCTTCAAGACCTTGGAATTGAGCACTCAAAGCAACAGAAAACGTCGATTCAATAGCCATATCGCCATTCGTCAAATCTGCTAGATTTTGTAGGATGAGGTCTATAAATTCCATTAGTTCAGCATGTGTCACGCAAGAATTTGATTGCAATGACCTGCTGCTTGCCATAGCAAAgtaaatttggatgatttctagcttaagtaatttgatttcttgctcaagtAATTCGATGTGTTTCCCAATTTGTTGCTTATGTAATTCTTTATGCTTTTTTGATCTAAGGGAAAGAGAGTGAATGTCCTCCTCGTATTTGTGAAAGGTATCTTCAACGCAAGATAAGAAAGATGGAAGACTCACCTTCTTCGCTACATCGTCAGATTGCAAGTACAAATCATTGCTTTGGCTCCACTTTCTTGCATACATAAGAAatgttttgagaaatttcaTGCGTTTGATTGCATCACGAACACGAGGAGCACTGCGAGCAACATACTGGTTTCCGAATCTGTTCAGGAGCAGCAACTCTAGATCAAATAAGACCCAATCGAAGCTGCAAGGGGCGACCATCTCTTATGCAGGGATTTTCGTCTCAAATTTTAAGAGAAGCAAATCTCACTAATTGCAGAGCCAGCAAGTATTTCTTTCCTGAAAATTACTTCTTTGCTTTTGTTCTTCTGAAGAGTATTGAGATAATCAATTATTCAACCAGGTGGAAttggcatcaaggtggacaccAGACAATGATAATACTACAACTTTGTCATTTTAGCAAAAGTTAGTGTGAAAATAAATCGTGGGTCATTAGCAATATTATTTGCTCATGTCTAATTACAAAAGGAAGTTGATAAAATTAGTTGACTCTGTTATCAACATTTTAATGCATGATTACAGAGAAATGCATTCTTGAAACATTTTCTGTTGGGGTCATTTCGATAACAAATGTTGTTTTTGGTTTGTATTACAAATATGAATCTGCATTAGTTTCCCTAGTCATTACAAAATTGACACTTTAGAGACACAGGCGAGTGGTGGGCTCAGTGCTTCTGAACCTTTGACTGGTTGGGGGTCTGCTTTCATAGAATTATTGCGAATTATTGTATTCCATTCCCACACAATGGGGTCCATGTTTTTGCAATTATCTTATCAGGAGGCAGTCAGTGAGCAGGAAAAAATCGACTATCCAGTATCCACAGTTTAATATGTTAAAACTTTATAATTAAGAAGCCTTGTTTTGATAGCAGATGCGGAGTAAGGATTGAGCATTTCAATTCATCCATGTGTAAAATATGAGAATTTTGTCAGTCTGTTTGGAtagtgtttggatagagtattatttgaaataattattataatattttttatgatataatgtatatgaaataaaaaataattaaaaatataaaaaattaaaaaatatatttatgatgtaagcgaaatattattaGGTAAAAGTTACTATTCAAACACTGACGTTATCTTATTTAATGTGGGACTCTGAGGAAgatcaaaaaaataaagaaacatcaaaatataaatgatcCACGAGACTTTTATAGAGAGTATGcatataaatacatatatagatttatttggtttttcttttcatatttttcttttagcatGAATCTTCAAGCTAGCTCTCCAATTTTCCtcaattgttttctttcttgagcaaaccactaaaaatttgaccaatttctcttcTAATTCCCTTCTATTAATAATCATGGCCATTGATCTGGGAGATTAATAACCGTGACCAATAAAGTAAAGAGTTGAAGGAAAAAATGTTTGAGGGCTTCAACccttgaaattttggaagtagAGAATTTGAGATTTCTACAATTACAAGAGTCAAATGTATTATAAAATATACCTGTTATCATAATAAATATAAACACTAAGATAATAAATATAAAGAGTAAAATGATAAAGTTCAAAATTAATGTTACGGAGTGCATTAATGTTACCAATATACAATGGTCAAAGAAAATGATtggattaaagaagaaaaaaattctaCTAATTAGTAGCAGCATTTTTTTTCAAGAGTCAGGACTTAAATGCGCGCTAATTATTTATGCTAATTTATCTACTTGtattatatacatatttttttattaccTTTTCAtctcatatatattatatcaaaaaAGTGATACAGTGTCGTAGACACAAGTATATGCCCATTTCAGTCTTACTTAGGCCATTGGAAATTAATTGAAAGTCTTCTCATTAGTCTTTCTTCAACATAGAGTGtgtcaatttggaaaatgaGAGAGAAGGAGACCGGCTGTTCTTTGGGTCAAGCACGGCTAGAGAACCCTCCCTTTCCTTGCTTTTTAACACAGGGTTCATGGGTAAGGCATACCCATATTTTTAAATGTTTGATATCAATTCTTGTTATTCACATAGAAAACTTTCACGAGTTGATTGAGAATTAGGTCTTGTTTGATGATTTAatttaacacttaaatttaattaattcagatcttaatatgttcaaatacgtttgataacaaaaattaacatttgaattaattaaatagtaatgaattttcttgacaaaatttactctaaaaaaataaatgataacctattcacttatcattaacacttaatattatatatattcaaatatgtcaaatttaatatttaataattaaataatttaataaattcagattcaaagtttaattttatcaaacgcatttTAGTGACAATAGTCTCAAGAGTCAGGACCGAAATGCTTGCTAATACAAGCATATATTGTTACAGCTATTTAGAAATCAATTCAACTCTTACATTAGTCTTTCTTCCACGTTGGGGAGGTCCATGTGCAGAATTAGATAGATTGATGGAAACCGGATACTGTTCTGGTCAAGAATGGCTACTGGAcggtccttttctttttctttaattcaagCTTTAGCCATTAAGGTATAGTTATTAAACTCAATCCGGAGAGGAACTCGATGAAAgaggtgggtcaacgggttaCTGGTTCAACCGGTGGGTGAGTGATCTAATCGGTGggtcactacatatatttaaatattatgttttataattttttatatggTTGAAACTATAATAAACTATGTTATAGTAAATACTCAATTAGTCCAATTTATTATAGaatcattaattcttataagaattaacaaaacctaaatttaattagtaatccaccaaacttcaagtataaaattttatcgaagtgtaattatctaatttatttatgaattttaagtgcaaaaggttattaagaataatatttgtctttaaaatgaattgtgtaatatgttattttttaaatccatttcataatttatagaatttagggaataataaaattttattaaaagattccaaacaaaataagaataaaactCTAATATATAATATAGAAGGGGCAAACAAGCACCAAATGAGCTGATGGACTAATGGTAATTGCACTTAGTCCTTATATTTGACATCCGAGGTTCGAATTAGCACCGCAACATTTGCTAAACATTTTTCCCCAAAATCGGGTTCTTTAGAAAATCGTCCGGTTCAAACCGTCGGTCCGTTGAAAAGTCAACGATTCTCTTGCACAAACGATCCAATTACAAAATCAGCCTGATTTCATGGGCGGTTCACCGGGTTGACCGGTTGAACTGCCGTGTTGGGCcggatttaataactatgcatTAAGGGACAATGTTTTAGATGGGAGAAGATTTCATTCACAATGCGTAGTCACAAGTTTTTGGGACCCGAACAATTTTGGGCTAAGAAAATACTGTTAAACCTCATGATAGGTAGGCATACTTTTTATAGTAGTACTGATCGTCTATTTTAAATTCCTTCaagaaaaatattataattaatATCTACTTACGTATGAGCTTGATTTGATTCGATCTATGCACGTGGAGGTCATCTCAATCTCTTATAATGCAAGGAACTCCCTCAATTTCACTCTCAAATTTTAGTGTAGCATAAGGAGAAATATTAACAAATCTCGCTTTCTCCGGAGCTAGCAAGTATTTCTTTTGTGGAATATTCAATTATTCAAACAAACAAACggagcaagaaagaaaagattaacAAATAACAACGTAGTGGTGACAGTAGTGTAGGAATTACGAGAAAGTCACGTCTCGGTTTGGAAAAGCAAAGAATTTTGtctttttataatttataattagtCATCTATGTTACCtttattttgtcttttttttttctttttgttgaaaATTCAAGCATTGCTGTTCAATATGCATGCTCCAAAAATTAATCTTATAATCCAAAAATCAATAGctagtttttattttcaaaagaaaatagtAAAATGACTTCAATAGAGATTTTAGTTTGATGAAATCTTTGACTTGAGTTTATATAATTACTAACAAGGGCCTTAAGCCATGAACAAAGAGTAAAGAGGCTTCAGCATCGGTCCGTGATTTACGTTTCACGGGTCCTAATAGATTTGTAACCCGAATCGGTTCTATTGGTTCGACTAAAAATTAAATCATAACTGTGTCCACGGTCATAAAGTACTCGAATGACCGGATATTTGGCAAAGCGGTTCACGGATCCGAAGGTACTAGACTCAGTAccaaagttaaaaaagaaatcATATTTTCATAATTGAGAATAAGAAAATAAGTAAACACCTAAAAGACTTTATTTAAATATAAttcattatttgttaagaaagaTCACATAACCATGAATACTTGCATATTCATAGTAAAACACAAGTTTGTAAATATCACTTATTCTCTGAAACAAAAgctaaatatattatataattatcaAGTTAAACAAGTTAAGACTCTTATATTGTTGAGATAGTCAAGTATATCATCTCAAATATAAatatttgatgaaagatgattaTATATTCCTCTATTAATTTTagtattaattttagttttcaTGGACAAAATTATAAGTATATCCTTACATATGAATTGGGTCAGGTATTTGcgattttcaaagtttttgAATTGCGACAGGATGTACGTCCTTGTTAATCCGATTTGCTGCTGCCCGAACTACACATATTAAAACCGATTCGAGTACCCTAAATTTGCGGTTCAGATCGAATCAATGTTTACGAATTTTTGGATTTCTCTTATCAAAATAAACAGCATGTATTACATAAACTTGCATATCTTTATTACcgacaaacaaacaaaaatttattCCTATCATACCATAGAACCCAACAGACAACGGGAAAAAGAGGAAACCAAAGAACATTAAAGCGGTTAACAGTTGAGAATTTTTTACAATCAAAATTTAGCCAACTAATGAAATCTAATTGAGCCACCCAAAAGAAGGGAAATTGACAGGAAAAGATGTAGCCATCCAAAGACAAGGAGCTTTAGGACACCTCCTAATTTATATGTTTAGACTCGTTGCCAGCAAAAAACGCAGGAGTTCTCTCGAGGCTAGTCTGTTTTGAGAACACAACCGAAGAAAATGCTTGGTTCAACTTTCCAAATCCATGCAAGAGGACTCCTAGTAAAATTAAGAATATTGCTACAACTCAAAACTAATTTAGCAGAATCAATCTTAGTAGCAGGTGGAAATTTCCAACCCAAGATTAGATATCAGTGACAGGTTGGAATATTACCATCTATAACTTGAGAAACAGagacttttaaaattattcaaatctcATGAGCTCAAAACATAACAAAGTTCCTTGACTGCAAATTGACACATGTTTGAAAAGAAATAGTACACAATCATCACTAAATTCAGCAAAACGAAATTACACAAAATACCCCAACAGCAAAATATCTGAATAACCTTTAAGCGGCCGTGCATATTGATAAAATGGTGCACGGTGTACAAATCTCATTGATTGTTTCCACCGTGTCTTGACAAGAAAAGAGCCATCGATCCTTTCAATTTTCacctcaatcttccacaaaagcACCAAAGAAAGCCAGACCACACAAATGACCTTCACACTCCCTGATGAAATATcatcaagaaaaaatagagcaataattagttgtttgttcatcaatttcaatgTGCTCGTGCACGCACTACAGGCAACTGAAGTAGTACAAAAAAGCTACCAAAATGTCAATAAAAATTAAACTCCCTTAAATGAAAAAAAGCATGATTATTTCTACAAGCCAATTAATGGTAACgacaaaaaaaattaccagATATTGCACCAGCTCAATCTATGATGATGACCTTCAGATTCTCATTTCCATTATATTCCTGTGCTTCTTCAATTTCCCTCACTAAAGATTTGACACCCTCTCCGCAAGAACTCACATTAATTGTTTCAAGAGTTGATATACGCTGTAGACAAGCAGGCATCATTTCCAAATTAGAAATGCTTTGGAGTTTTAATTGCTGAAGGCACGGGAAGTAATCATCACTGTCAGGGTCTGTCTCTATCCACTCAACAATCTTTACATATTCCAAAGTCAAGACGCTGAGTTTAGGGAATCCTCCTTCCATCAGCTCCCATTTTTGGCCGTCCATTGACTGCTCTCTTAATCTGAGGACTTCAAGATTGGGTAGTTGTTCAATCAATGACATTTTTCTACAGGGAAGACCCAGATTGGAAAGGCTCAGCTCTTTCAAATTCATGGGAAAAGAAAGCTCAACATGTTCCCGTGAACCTGAGAAATACTTGCCCCCTAAGGTGAGTGACTCTAGGCATTCTAATCGACTCATGTTGCAGCATACTCTATTTCGTCCCCCacaattgaaaatttgaagTTGGTGAACGTTGGGAATCCTTCTCAATATGTTCTCTCCCTCTTGATCAAGATAAAGACACAGATTTGAGAGTGTGTCTAAATCGGGTAAAGTGGAGAGGTTTTCAACAACGTTGTCGCTGGAAGAGAGAAGAATAATGCAGTTACGCTGTACATGTACATGCCTCAACTTCTTCATGTTCCAGATGCTATCTGGCAATGAAACCGTCGTGCAAGAATTTAGACGGAAGGTTTCCAAATGTGAGAGCTTGGCTATAGATGGTGGAATGAATTCCATGGGCTGAGCTGTACGAAGGGCTAAGTACCTCAAACAAAGAAGTGATTCGACTTCAGCTGGAAGCTCCTTCAACATTAGGTTAATGTCCTCTAAATTCAAAACTTTAAGACGTTTGTAGATGCTAAAAAAGGAGGAGATATTAAGCATCCCAAACTTATCTCCTCGAGTAGCATTGAAGAATAGCAGAGTATCTAAATCTGGACAAAATAGTTTTGACTTTATAAAATCTTCTTCACTGCAGCAAATGGACAACCGATGTAGGTTGGGAGGCTCATTAAAGATAGAAAGCTCATCATATCCACGCAGGAtctgaagaaaatttttttctttcgcCAGAGTCTTACAGAACTCTAATATCAAATCGTGAATGTAACAAGTTTTGCCTCCACCAATGGATCTGTTTTCACTTACCATAACTAAGTTTCGATGAATTAGGTCCATCAGATATTCTTCTGCAATATCCTCTGATCTCTTTCCTTCAATTATTTCCACGAACCCTTCTGCAATCCAGAGACACATCAACTTCTTGGCACCAATTTTTTCATCCTCTCGAAATGCAGCAAAATACAGCAAGCATGCCTTCAAGTGATATGGTAAATGCTCATAACTGAGCTCCATCGACTTTTTGCATTGTTCTGCATCAGACACCGTGGTTGAACTTAAACTTTCAGCAAATCCTTCCCAAACACAAATATCATGCTCTATAGTTGCTAGGACTCCAGCTGCAACAACAATTGAAAGTGGCAATCCTTTGCACTTTTTGGCGATCTCCATTCCCAATCCATGAAATGCTTGAGGACaatcttcttttccaaaaacCTTCTTCTGCAGTAATTCCCAACTTTCTTTGTCATTGAGTGGGCGAAGATTGTGAGGTTTCCCCCCATATTCAACCTGTGAAGCCACATTAGAAGATCGACTTGTGAAGATGATTCTACTTCCTTTCTTGTCATCCGGGAATGAAATTCCCAGCTCATTCCATACTTCAATGTCCCAGACATCATCAAAAACAACAAGATACCGATTCCCCTTCAGCTTTTGGTAGAGCTTTTGAAGCAACGCATGTTCATCCAGATTTTGAAACTCATCATCCATCCTCGAATGTTTGCCATCAGAGTGTAAAATTTGAAGTAACACATTTTTCATGTTATAGGCTTGAGAAACTATACACCAAAGACGAATGTGGAAGTTATAGATTACTGAACtatcattgtaaacttttttgGCTAAAGTTGTCTTACCAAGCCCAGCCATTCCCACAATGGGAACAATTTCCACCTGTTTTGATCCGCTTACAAGTCGTTCAATTACTTTTTCTGCCTCATCATCAAGACCAACCATGACTTCATGGGCTATTGGCATTTTACCTTTTGATAGCATGTGGGTGGAAGTCTTGCTAACTTCTGGTGCTCTTAAGCTATGAAAGGAAGGAAGACTTTCAATAACGCTTGAGCCACTGATCTGATCCTTAAAATGCTTGAGATGGGTGTTGGTATTAGCCAGCATATCACAACAGTCAAGGACCTCTGTGGATTCTAAGAAGCTAACTTCTCCTTCCTTCACTCTGTTTAGGGAAGGCAAGCAAATTATAATGCCTGCCTCACAAAGAAGAGCACCAATTTTTTCGTTTTGCTCATTCATCTTCTCCTGCTGCTCCCTTAAAATGCTTCTCAAAAACCTCAGTCCTGCATAGAGTATTGGCATCTCATCTTTCATAGAATCCACAAAGCTAGAGCTGCAGCATAACAACTCCCAGAGACGACTTATCAGAGAATCATTGAAGTTGTTCAATATCTGCTTATCCATCATTCTATTATGCAATGATTTTGAGGATCTTGTAGCTTTAAGAACTTCCATATAAATCTCATAGACTTGAAAATCAATAGGTGTGATTTTCTGTTGTTGCTCATATATCTTGGAGCAGAACTGAGGATTGCAGAACTCATCATCCCAACAAGAACACATGTAAGAAAGGCGTGCTGCGTTCAAAGTCACCACTTCAAAGTGAGCCAACAGCAAGGCAGGAATATCTACAGTTCCTCGCAATTTGGCAAAGGGAATGAAGCTTTTCAAGAATGTTAGCTTTGCTTcaagggcttggacttgagcaccAACTTGGGGATCCATTTCAACAATACACAAATCGCTAGTTGTTAAATCCGCTAGATTTTGTAGAATGAGGTCTATAAATTCCATTAGTTCATCAACTGGCATGCAAGAATTTGATTCCAATGATCTGCTGCTTGCCAAAGTAAAGTAAACTTGGATGATTTCTTGCTTAAATGATTTGATctgttttaaaaatttaaaaagcacTTCATCGCCAACATCACGTATGCCACGTGCATCAGGTTCCAACATAAGGCAAAGAGAGTGAATGTCCTCCTCATATTTGTAAACGGTATCTTCAATGCAAGATAAAAAAGACGGAAGACTCACCAAGTCCAGATCATTGCAGTGGCTCCACTTTCTTGCACACATAACAAATGTTCTGAGAAATGTTATGTTCAGGTACGCAGCTTCAATTTTGAGAAATGTTACACCCACGTACGCATATCCAATTTTGCCTGTTCGGAACATGACATTGAGGTCGTCCATAAGCAACTTTAGATCAAGGAAGACCCGATCGACGCTGCAAGTGGAGGCCACGTCCATCTGTTGTGCAGGGATTTTTCCTTAGTTTCACTCTCAAATTTTAAGGGGGAAAAAGATCTCGCCGACTGCAGAGCAAGCAgcctgaaaatttttttttttttctggtgggAAGGTGAAGAAGAGAAATGagaaaataaattattcaaCAGACAAACGGAGCAAGATCAAGAAAGAACAGGTGAATCAAAGTTAACGAGAGAGCGATCAAATAATCTGGAAATATTGACTACCACTGCATagttttttggagttttttttttttttaaatactcaTTTCGTTGTTGAGAAGTGGTCTGGCATTCCCTTTGtacaatttttgaaattatcccactGTACATTTATATTGACTCAAATTGAAAATAACTAAATCAATAAGGGAAAAACCTTCCGAAATCTAAAGTGGAATACGTGCAAGTGGTGGGTCGGGTTTCATAGAATTATTCCATCTCCACACAATGAGGTGCGGTTCCACGGACCAGAATTATTGCTGCACGTCCCTGTCCCTGTTTTTGCAATAATTCCATAGTTTAATATGTTAAACTTTATAATTGAGAAGTTTGCTGCTACGTCACCGCAAAGGATACTCGGAGGCATATGTAAGTGGGGGGCCTCACAGCCGGTGAACAACTCTTTTGTCTTTTAGAGAGCTGTTATCTTATTTAGCGTGGGTATATTAGgaagaaccaaaaaaataaagaaccatcaaaatataaatgatcCAGAGACTTTTAT
This region of Coffea arabica cultivar ET-39 chromosome 3c, Coffea Arabica ET-39 HiFi, whole genome shotgun sequence genomic DNA includes:
- the LOC113737346 gene encoding putative late blight resistance protein homolog R1A-3 isoform X3, translated to MPVDELMEFIDLILQNLADLTTSDLCIVEMDPQVGAQVQALEAKLTFLKSFIPFAKLRGTVDIPALLLAHFEVVTLNAARLSYMCSCWDDEFCNPQFCSKIYEQQQKITPIDFQVYEIYMEVLKATRSSKSLHNRMMDKQILNNFNDSLISRLWELLCCSSSFVDSMKDEMPILYAGLRFLRSILREQQEKMNEQNEKIGALLCEAGIIICLPSLNRVKEGEVSFLESTEVLDCCDMLANTNTHLKHFKDQISGSSVIESLPSFHSLRAPEVSKTSTHMLSKGKMPIAHEVMVGLDDEAEKVIERLVSGSKQVEIVPIVGMAGLGKTTLAKKVYNDSSVIYNFHIRLWCIVSQAYNMKNVLLQILHSDGKHSRMDDEFQNLDEHALLQKLYQKLKGNRYLVVFDDVWDIEVWNELGISFPDDKKGSRIIFTSRSSNVASQVEYGGKPHNLRPLNDKESWELLQKKVFGKEDCPQAFHGLGMEIAKKCKGLPLSIVVAAGVLATIEHDICVWEGFAESLSSTTVSDAEQCKKSMELSYEHLPYHLKACLLYFAAFREDEKIGAKKLMCLWIAEGFVEIIEGKRSEDIAEEYLMDLIHRNLVMVSENRSIGGGKTCYIHDLILEFCKTLAKEKNFLQILRGYDELSIFNEPPNLHRLSICCSEEDFIKSKLFCPDLDTLLFFNATRGDKFGMLNISSFFSIYKRLKVLNLEDINLMLKELPAEVESLLCLRYLALRTAQPMEFIPPSIAKLSHLETFRLNSCTTVSLPDSIWNMKKLRHVHVQRNCIILLSSSDNVVENLSTLPDLDTLSNLCLYLDQEGENILRRIPNVHQLQIFNCGGRNRVCCNMSRLECLESLTLGGKYFSGSREHVELSFPMNLKELSLSNLGLPCRKMSLIEQLPNLEVLRLREQSMDGQKWELMEGGFPKLSVLTLEYVKIVEWIETDPDSDDYFPCLQQLKLQSISNLEMMPACLQRISTLETINVSSCGEGVKSLVREIEEAQEYNGNENLKVIIID